In Campylobacter sp. MIT 99-7217, the DNA window AATTCTTACAAGCTTATTAGCCTTAGTATTTATATCTTGTGCTTCAAAGACTGAAAAACTAGCTGATACTCCTATATCAGAGCTTGATGTTAAAAGCCTTATCACACTTTGTGAAAAAAATAAAAATACCCTAGCTTGCACTGAGCTTGGTTTAAAGCTTGTTGAGCTTGAAAATGGAAATTTAGAAGAAAATGTTAATAAGGCAAACACTCTTTGGCAAAGTGCTTGCGAGGCTAATGAAGCTAGAGCTTGCGGACTTTTGGGCGTTTCTTATATCAATGGGCAAGGTGTTGAAAAAGATAGTAAAAAAGCATTTGAACTTTGGCAAAAGGCTTGCGAAAACAAAGATGGTTTTTCATGTAGAAATTTAGCTCTTTCATATGAAGTAGGACAAGATATACAAAAAAATCAAAAGCTTGCAGATGAGTTTTATACTAAAGCTTGCGAATACGGCTATCATACAAGTTGCTATATAGTAGGTTTATCGTACTATAAGGGACAAAAAGGAATCAAAAAAGATCTAACAAAAGCAAAAGAATACTTCTCAAAAGCTTGCGAAGCCTCTAACGCTGAAGCTTGCAACCATCTTGGTCTTTTGTATGAAAATGGACAAGGCGTTACTAAGGATCTTAAAATGGCACAAGAAGCTTATGGTAAAGCTTGCGTTTCAAACTATGCCGTAGCTTGCAACAACTTAGCAAATCTTTATTATAAAGGAGAAGGCGGAATCAAGCAAGATTATGAACTTGCTAAAAAACTTTATACAAGGGCATGCGATGAAAAAGAAGCAAAGGCTTGCGTAAATTTAGCAGATTTTTACTATGCTTGGCAAAGATTGCCAAATGAAAGAAAAGAAGCAAAAAATCTTTACCAAAAAGCTTGCAAACTAGGCGATAAGCAAGCTTGCACAAAGGCAAAAAATTTCAAATAATTTAAAGGCTTTTTATAAGCCTTTAAATTAGCACAGACTAACCGATAAATCCACTAGCTAAAACCTTATCTTCATCATAAAACACAGCCATTTGTCCGCTAGCAAGTCCAAAAACAGGCTCTTTAAGGATAATCCTTGCTCCACCATTTGATAAAAGTTCGACCCTGCAAGGTGTGGATTTACTTCTATAACGAATTTTTACCTCGCAGTCTAAATTTTCTACAAGATCTTCAACAAAAAGATTGATTTTATCAAGGCTAAATTCTTTGATTTGTAGTTCGTCTTTTTTACCAACGACAATTTGATTTTTTTGAGGATCGATTTTTAAAACAAAATGAGGTTCATGAGCACCCTTTACCTCAAAACCTCGCCTTTTTCCTATGGTATAATGCATGTAACCATCATGTTTTCCTACGATATTGCCCTGAGTATCAAGAACCTTGCCGGGGATATTAGTATTCATAAATTTATTAAGAACGCCTATGTAGGTATCCTCAACAAAACAAATTTCAGCACTTTCTTTTTGAGTGGCAAAACTTTTAAGCTCATCTATGCTCGAAGCTAAAGCCTTAACCTCTTCTTTTTTCTTCTCCCCCAAAGGAAAAATCAAATATTTCAAAGCCTCTTTATCAACATTAGCCAAAAAATAACTTTGATCCTTTGTCTCATCAAAAGCCGTTCTTAAAAAACCACCTTCATTTCGAACATAATGACCAGTCGCAAGCTTCCCGCAACCCAAACTTTTAGCAAATTCTAAAAGCTTTCCAAATTTGATAAAGCGGTTACACCACGCACAAGGATTTGGCGTTTTTCCCTCTTTATAAGTATCAACAAAGGGCATATAAACACTTTTTTCAAAATCATCTTGCAGATCTAAAATATGATACTTTATGCCTAGAAACTGAGCAGCTCTTTGGACCTTTTCTATATTAGCTTCATGATAGCCGGGCTTTTTATGTAGCTTCATATAACAACCCTCAACCTCATGACCTTGTTTGAGTAAAGTATAAGCAGTGATCGTGCTATCAACACCGCCACTCATTGCAACTAAAATTTTCATAGCTCTTCCTTTAAGCTTTTTTAAGAATTAAATACAAAATTCTTATAACACAAGCACCTTGCCAAACTACAAAGGCTTTTTGAAAAGGTATTATAACTCATAAATTCATTAACTTTTTGATAAAAGAGTCAAAAAATCTTAAATCAAAAAACACACCCTATAAAAGCTGCTCTTTTAGGCTTTGAGTAATAAAATCAAGATCATCACTAATGCAATAATGCTTCTCATCACCCTTAGAGATAACTTCAAGATCAAGCAAGGAAGTTTTAATAAAATCATCAAGTCCTTGCCAAAAGTCCTTACCAAATAAAAAAATAGGCACACTTTTTCTAAATCCAATTTGCTTTAAAGTAAGTACTTCTAAAAGTTCATCAAGTGTTCCAAAGCCTCCGGGAAAAATCACAAAGGCAAGGCTTTTTTCAATAAGTGCCATTTTACGGACAGCCAAGCTTTCAAAGACTATGCTATATTCGATAAAATCATTAGATTTTTGTTCAAAGGGTAAGTGAATATTAAAGCCTATTGATTTCACGCCCTTTAAATTTAACTCTTCTTTTGCTTTTAAAGCGCCTTCATTTGCAGCTTGCATAATACCGCCACCACCTCCACTGATCACACTAAAACCGGCATTTACACATTTGTATGCAAGCATTTTTGCACAAGAATAGTAAAAATTATCTTGCTTAAGCCTTGCTGAACCAAAAAAAGTAATTGGATTTTCAAGCTCTTTTAAAGCTTGCAACTTATCAATATCTGTTTGAATTCTTTTCATCTTATCTTAACTGCTCTAATCTCTCTTTTTTACTACCTATATCAGTGATTTGCACGCCAAAATTACCATCGACGATCACAACTTCCCCATAAGCTATCCTTTTATCGCCAATTAAAATTTCAAGCGGATCATTAGCAAGTTGATTAAGTTCCACAACAGAACCTATATCCATAGTTAATACATCTTTTAAAAGCATTTTTTTATTGCCTATACGAACACGAACAGGCAAACGAACATCCATGATAAGATTGATATTTTTAAGCTCTTCTGCTGCTACTGAAATTTTCTTCTCAACATCATCTCCGCCTGACATACCAATACCCAAACCTTGATCTTTTGCAATAGAAGAATAAAGTCTTTGGTTAAAAACCAAGGCAATTTTTTCACTCAAATCAGCTATTTTTACATCAAAAAAATAAAGTTTCACAAAGTCCTGCAAATCTAAACTATCACCAACAAAATCGCATTTTTCAAGCTCAAAATCCATCTTAGGAATTTCTTTTTGCGCTCCAATGGTGGTTGAAAAAGCTGAAATGATATTTAAGATAGCTTCCTTTGCAGCATCCATTTCATCGGCACTAAGTTGATCATTACGAGAAATTTCTTCTTCCCCCATCATCCATTCGCCAATAGCACTCATTAAAACAGCACTTGCTAAAACTCCAAATTTTCCGCCTCCGCTAAGATTAAAAACGGCTCTAACTAAAGGAGGTTTCATCGTATCTTGAGTGCTTACATCAAATTCTTGATACTCGCTAAATTCAGCTGATTTACCCGTAAGTCCTTCTATAGTACTCGTAGCTTCATTGGTAAAAAATTTTAAAAACTCATTGATCATAGGATTTCTTCCTCCTCTTCATTTTCCCTTTCATCATAAACATTAGCTTTTGCGCGACGCTCTTCTTCGTATTTTTCCAAGATTTCTTTGATTTCATCTTTATCAGTGCGGATAAGCTCAGTGATTTTGATGGATTTTCTAAAACGATGCAAGCCAATTTGTGCCAAAAAGACTTCTTTTTTATCAATGCTAACTATAGCCTTATCATCAGCTTGTCTGTCAAGTCTTAAAATATCTCCTTGCTTAAGCTCTAAAAACTCATCAACACTGATCAAGGTTTTGCCTAAAATCGCCTCATAAACCACCTCAGCACGACCTATAAGTGTTTTGAGCTCTTTATTTCTTGATTTTTTAGCTGAAGTTTCACCCATCATGATATCACGATTTGCCAAGCGACTTAAAATACTTTCCAAATGCACCACAGGATAACAAATATTAACCATGCCGCTTGAATTTCCTATGATGATTTCCATAACAACCATGATAACGATTTCATTTTGAGCAACGATTTGAACAACATTTGGGCTTGATTCTTTAGCTTCAACGCTAGGATAAATTTCAGTTACGGTTGCCCAGCTTTCTTTGAGTCTTTGCATGATGATACGCAAAATACTATCAAGCAAATTTAGCTCTATATCAGTAAGCTCTCTTAAGGTTTCATAGCTTTCGCCCTGCCCTCCTAAGAGCCTATCTATCATAGGAAAAGCTATACTTGGATTGATTTCTAAAACGCAGTTTCCATCTAAGGGCTTGATAGAAAAAACATTGAAGCTAGTTGGGCTTGGTAAGCTCATCAAAAACTCCCCATAAGTCATTTGATCAACTGAGTGAAGCTTGATCTCAACGATACTTCTCATCATAGATGAAATTTGAGAGGCTAAATTTCTTGCTAATTTATCATGGATACCCTTGATAGAGCGAAGTTGCTCTTTTGAAACCCTGTTTGGACGCTTAAAATCATAAACAACGATATTTCTCTCATCTTTTTCTTCTTTTGAATGAGAAATACCGGTATCAGCATCATCAACAACCTCAAGTAAGGCGTCAATTTCTTCTTGGGATAATATCTCAGCCACTGACTATCCTTTCTCTAATTTTTTTCAAAAGCCTTTTATGAATTTGAGAAATTCGACTTTCGCTGATATTTAAAATTTCACTGATTTCTTTTAAATTTAATTCCTCATAATAATAAAGCTGAATAATAAGCTGATCTCGTTCTTTTAACTCATCTAAAATCTCATTAATCTTCTCAAGCAAGGCTTGTTTTTCTATCTTTTCCATAGTATTATCTTCTTGATAGAAATTAAGCTGATCATCTAAGGGTAAAACATAGCTTAAAGAATGAACCAAACGAACCTCTTTTATCTTTTCTACCTCTAAATTTAAAGCCTTTGCAAGATACTCATCATCAGGCTCGCATTCATGCTCTTGATAATACTCATCAATCAAAATATCTATATCTTTAATAATCTTTCTATTACCTCTACTTAATACATCAAGACTACGAAGATAATCAAGCATAGCACCATTAACACGCTTTTTTGCATAGCCCCAAAAACTATCATTTTGCTCTTTATCATAACGACGAGAAAGCTTGATCATCTCCTCAACGCCTACACCGATAAGATCATTAACATCTATATTTGATGGCAAACGCTCCTTAAGCCTAAAAGCCATAGCACGAAGAGCTGGCATATAGGAAACAACAAGTTCATCTTGCTCCTTTTTAAGAAGCTGTGCATAAGGATTATTAGGCTGCTCGTTGCTTTTTAGCATTTTTGCGTCTTTCTTTGGCATCATTTTTCTTAAGCTCGGCTCTTTCCTCATCGAGCTTTTCTAAGAGATGATCCATTTTCTTTTCTCTAATAGCTAGATCATTGATGATCACATTGCTAATATCTTCATATTTCTCTTTATTAAACATTTTTCCGCTAATTTTTTTAACATCAATAAAATACATGATAGAAATATGCACTAAAATATAAAAACAAAAGGTAATAAGGCAGGTAAAAATAAACATTTCCATAGCACCATCAATACTTACAACACTAAAAGCAAGTCCTATAAAAAAACCACAAACTGTAAAAAATGCTACGAAATTCTCCGGTCTCATTTTAAATTTCCTTCAATCTTTGCCAAATCAAAATCTTTCAATAATTTTCTTAAAGAAATTTGAAAAACTCTTCTTTGAAGCATCATCAAGCACTTTTTGTTCCAACCTATACAAAAGCTTAGAAACTAGAGCTTTAAACTCATCTGTAGCATTCGTATCCTCATCAGTAAAAAGTGTTCTTTTTTTAATACTACTACTTATATCTTTACTTTGACTTAAAAAACCTAGCAATTCGAGGCTTAAAGGGTGCTTGATATTCACTGCGGCAACCTTTTTGATATTCCCAAACACTCTTAAAGCCTCATCTTCATTTTTAACTGAATTTAAAAGCATCAAAAGATTTTCTTTCGTCTTAGAGCTTGCCTTAATCATCGCATAAGCATCAGTTATCGCGGCAGGATCAGGCACGGTAACGACCACAACCTCATCAGCCATTTCTAAGAAATTTTGTATATTACCCCCAATGCCAGCTCCTGTATCTATGATAAGAAAATCAAGATTATCTAAAACACTAGCTTGATTTAAAAAGCGTTCATAAATATTTTTATCATCATATTTTAAAATTTCATCTCCACTTTCTCCGGGTATGAGCCATAAATTTTCTTTAACCTCTATCAAAACATCTTCAAGAGAGCATTCGCTTCTTAAAACATGAAGTAAATTTTTATCCGCTCTCACATTTAAAAGTACATCTAAATTTGCAAGCCCGATATCCGCATCAAAAAGACCGACCTTATAGCCATTTTTTGCTAAAATATTTCCCAAATTTGCACTGATAGTGCTTTTTCCAACCCCACCTTTACCACTTGTGATCGCCACAAAATGCGTTCCCTTGTGTGGCTTTGATGTTTTTGACATTAAATTTTGAAGTTTATTTGCTTGATTCATCATCACTATCCCTCTTAAAACCCTCTAAGATACAATTAACCAAAAATTCACTATTAGCAAGCTCTATATCATCAGGAACTTCTTGACCCACAGAAAAAAAGCTCATAGGAACATTGATCTCATAAATCAAGGAAAAGATATTACCAAAAACCTTTGTTTCATCAAATTTAGTGATGATGAGCGTGTCTATGTTCAAAGAAGAGAAATTTTTGTAAATTTCTAATAAATCTTCATATTTGGTATTTGCTGAAATAACCAAATTCACATCAATTTGAGCATTTGAATGCGATAAAAATTCTTTTGTTTTTGCAAGCTTTCCTTGATCGTATTGTGAATTGCCTATGGTATCAACCAAAATAACCTCGCAGTGATTTAAATTTTTAATCGCCTCATCTAAATCCTTTGGCTCAATACTATCAATAATAGGAAGCTTCATCATTTTAGCATATTGAAAGAGTTGCTCAACAGCACCTATTCTATAAGTATCAAGCGTAATGATACCCGTTTTATAGCGTTTGTCCCCATAAGCATAACGAAAGGCTAGCTTTGCTAAGGTTGTCGTCTTCCCAACACCTGTTGGACCAACAAGCATCATAATTTTTTGCTTTTTTATCTCTGTTTCAGCCCTGCAAGGAAGCATATTGCGAAGCAAAGAATGAAAATACCTTGACACAGCTTCAGGATTACTTTTCATCATCGCTGGCATATTTTCAATCGTCGCTTTCATAATGGCTTCTAAATGCTCTTCTTTCATGCCACTTTCCTTAGCTTGCTTGTAAATACTAGCAAATTCAGGAGGAATGACAAGATTATTCCTAAGATCTGCCTTATCCTGCCACATCATATCAACAACTAAGCTTACTTGCTGGCTCAAGGCATTGATTTGCTTTTCAAAGGACTCCATTTTTTTATCATAACTTGGAGGAACACTTCTAGAAATTTCCTCACTTAGCCCTGTTACTTTGCCAATTTCTGAGCTTACCTCTGATAATCTTTGCTTAAAATTATCAAGCTTACTTTGAGCATTCATTTGTGTATTTATAGGCTTAGAATACGAAGAACTTGTTTTTGCTGCATTTGAAAAATCCAAAATCACATCTTCTTTATCATCAACCAAAGGATAAGTATTTTTGTTGGGTTTTGGTTCAGCTTTTACCTCGACTGAGCTTTTTTTATCTAAGCTTTTGCCCATTTTCTTAAGATGTGCTTCATAATCCTTTTCATCAATCGCTACAACAACTTCATATAAGGGCTTTTGAGTCATAGTTTTTGCTCTGATTTGCTTATGTGTTACTATCATAGCTTCATCGCCAAAATCCTGTTTAACTCTAGGAATGATCTCATCTGTATCTTCAACCGTGAAAGTATGAACCAATTTTCCCACAAAAATCCTTTCTTAAAAGTTCGCCCAAAGGCAAAATCACGCTCAACCTCTCATAAACACCTCCATGAGGCAAAGTACAATACTCATCTTGCTTAGTCTTTGCACTAAAATAAAGCAAGTCAAGATCAAGCGTTCTTGGAGCGTTTTTAAAACTCCTTGTGCGTTTAAATTTAAGCTCGTAATATAATAAAATTTTTAAAAGCATTCTTGCATGCAAAGAAGTTTGAACAAGCATAAGTGCATTTGTAAAATCCTTTTGCTCCTTATAACCAAAAGCTTCATTGATCAGTAAAGATGAAGTTTTTAAAACCCGTATCCTTTTATCTTGCATTAAGGCTCTAAAAAGCTGCTTGAAACGCTTTTTTTCATCAAAAATATTGCTTCCAAGTCCTATCAAGGCAAAATACTTACCCTCATTATAGCAAGAAGATGAAAACGGAAAAAAATTAATCCTTTGCATTTTTCTCACTCCTTGGACTTTGAAGCACTGCATAGGCTACTGATTAGCGTTTGCTTTTAATTTGGCAATTTGATCACAAATTTGCAAAATGCCCATTAAGGCTAAATGATAACTAAAAGCCCCAAAACCGATGATACTTCCAGCACAAACAGGAGCTATAAGGCTCTTATGACGAAATTCCTCTCTTCTATGCACATTAGTAATATGCACCTCGATTACAGGCAAATTTACAGCCGCTATCGCATCGCGAATCGCAACGCTTGTATGCGTATAAGCAGCAGCATTTAAGATAATACCATCAGCTGTTCCAAGGCATTCTTGAATTTTATCAACGATTTCTCCTTCAAAATTACTTTGAAAAAACTCAAGCTCAAGTCCTGGTTGTTGTGTGGCTGCGATCTTCATCTGCTCATGAATTTCTTCCATTTTCATAGGTCCATAGATAGCTGTTTCTCTAAGTCCTAGCATGTTGATATTTGGTCCTTGAATCACCATAATTTTCATTTGAAAACCTTTTTTTAAAAAATAAGCTCAATTATAGCATTTTAAAACTAAAATTTTGCTAGAATTTAGCTTTTAAAGGGAAGAAAATGAATATCATTGAAGCAAGATATATTTTTTTATGTGATGAAGATTTTAGTATTTTAGAAAACAAAGCCTTTGTATTTGATGAAAAAATCATCGAAATTGCAAATTTAAAAGACTTGCAAAAAAAATACCCTCAAGCAAAGCATATCAAAACTCCAAAAAATTCCTTAATACTTCCAGCCTTTATCAACCCTCACACTCATCTTGAATTTAGTGCTAATGCCTCAAATTTAGAATTTGGAGACTTTTTAATATGGCTTAAAAGTGTCATTTCTTGTAGGGATTTTTTAAGCAAAGAAGCCAAAGAAGAACTGATCTTAAAGACGATAAAAAGTATGCAAAAAAGTGGCACAGCTACAATAGGCGAAATTTCAAGCTTTGGCAGTGATTTAAGTGCTTGTGTGAAAAGTTCTATGCGTGTGATTTTTTTTAATGAAATCTTAGGAGTAAGCAAAGAAAATAGCGAGGAAAAAAAACTTGAATTTATGAAAAGATTTAATGAAAGCTTGAAATTTAAAAATGAGCTTTTTATCCCTGCTATTTCGGTGCATTCTCCTTACTCAACAAATGAAAATTTAGCTCGATTTGCCTTAAATTTAGCCAAGGAAAAAAACTTACTTGTAAGCACGCATTTTTTAGAAAATTCCTATGAAAATCTGTGGCTTAGA includes these proteins:
- a CDS encoding tetratricopeptide repeat protein encodes the protein MIRIILTSLLALVFISCASKTEKLADTPISELDVKSLITLCEKNKNTLACTELGLKLVELENGNLEENVNKANTLWQSACEANEARACGLLGVSYINGQGVEKDSKKAFELWQKACENKDGFSCRNLALSYEVGQDIQKNQKLADEFYTKACEYGYHTSCYIVGLSYYKGQKGIKKDLTKAKEYFSKACEASNAEACNHLGLLYENGQGVTKDLKMAQEAYGKACVSNYAVACNNLANLYYKGEGGIKQDYELAKKLYTRACDEKEAKACVNLADFYYAWQRLPNERKEAKNLYQKACKLGDKQACTKAKNFK
- the mnmA gene encoding tRNA 2-thiouridine(34) synthase MnmA; the protein is MKILVAMSGGVDSTITAYTLLKQGHEVEGCYMKLHKKPGYHEANIEKVQRAAQFLGIKYHILDLQDDFEKSVYMPFVDTYKEGKTPNPCAWCNRFIKFGKLLEFAKSLGCGKLATGHYVRNEGGFLRTAFDETKDQSYFLANVDKEALKYLIFPLGEKKKEEVKALASSIDELKSFATQKESAEICFVEDTYIGVLNKFMNTNIPGKVLDTQGNIVGKHDGYMHYTIGKRRGFEVKGAHEPHFVLKIDPQKNQIVVGKKDELQIKEFSLDKINLFVEDLVENLDCEVKIRYRSKSTPCRVELLSNGGARIILKEPVFGLASGQMAVFYDEDKVLASGFIG
- a CDS encoding TIGR00730 family Rossman fold protein, giving the protein MKRIQTDIDKLQALKELENPITFFGSARLKQDNFYYSCAKMLAYKCVNAGFSVISGGGGGIMQAANEGALKAKEELNLKGVKSIGFNIHLPFEQKSNDFIEYSIVFESLAVRKMALIEKSLAFVIFPGGFGTLDELLEVLTLKQIGFRKSVPIFLFGKDFWQGLDDFIKTSLLDLEVISKGDEKHYCISDDLDFITQSLKEQLL
- the fliY gene encoding flagellar motor switch protein FliY, which codes for MINEFLKFFTNEATSTIEGLTGKSAEFSEYQEFDVSTQDTMKPPLVRAVFNLSGGGKFGVLASAVLMSAIGEWMMGEEEISRNDQLSADEMDAAKEAILNIISAFSTTIGAQKEIPKMDFELEKCDFVGDSLDLQDFVKLYFFDVKIADLSEKIALVFNQRLYSSIAKDQGLGIGMSGGDDVEKKISVAAEELKNINLIMDVRLPVRVRIGNKKMLLKDVLTMDIGSVVELNQLANDPLEILIGDKRIAYGEVVIVDGNFGVQITDIGSKKERLEQLR
- the fliM gene encoding flagellar motor switch protein FliM, which produces MAEILSQEEIDALLEVVDDADTGISHSKEEKDERNIVVYDFKRPNRVSKEQLRSIKGIHDKLARNLASQISSMMRSIVEIKLHSVDQMTYGEFLMSLPSPTSFNVFSIKPLDGNCVLEINPSIAFPMIDRLLGGQGESYETLRELTDIELNLLDSILRIIMQRLKESWATVTEIYPSVEAKESSPNVVQIVAQNEIVIMVVMEIIIGNSSGMVNICYPVVHLESILSRLANRDIMMGETSAKKSRNKELKTLIGRAEVVYEAILGKTLISVDEFLELKQGDILRLDRQADDKAIVSIDKKEVFLAQIGLHRFRKSIKITELIRTDKDEIKEILEKYEEERRAKANVYDERENEEEEEIL
- a CDS encoding RNA polymerase sigma factor FliA, which gives rise to MLKSNEQPNNPYAQLLKKEQDELVVSYMPALRAMAFRLKERLPSNIDVNDLIGVGVEEMIKLSRRYDKEQNDSFWGYAKKRVNGAMLDYLRSLDVLSRGNRKIIKDIDILIDEYYQEHECEPDDEYLAKALNLEVEKIKEVRLVHSLSYVLPLDDQLNFYQEDNTMEKIEKQALLEKINEILDELKERDQLIIQLYYYEELNLKEISEILNISESRISQIHKRLLKKIRERIVSG
- the flhG gene encoding flagella biosynthesis ATPase FlhG, translated to MMNQANKLQNLMSKTSKPHKGTHFVAITSGKGGVGKSTISANLGNILAKNGYKVGLFDADIGLANLDVLLNVRADKNLLHVLRSECSLEDVLIEVKENLWLIPGESGDEILKYDDKNIYERFLNQASVLDNLDFLIIDTGAGIGGNIQNFLEMADEVVVVTVPDPAAITDAYAMIKASSKTKENLLMLLNSVKNEDEALRVFGNIKKVAAVNIKHPLSLELLGFLSQSKDISSSIKKRTLFTDEDTNATDEFKALVSKLLYRLEQKVLDDASKKSFSNFFKKIIERF
- the flhF gene encoding flagellar biosynthesis protein FlhF, with amino-acid sequence MGKLVHTFTVEDTDEIIPRVKQDFGDEAMIVTHKQIRAKTMTQKPLYEVVVAIDEKDYEAHLKKMGKSLDKKSSVEVKAEPKPNKNTYPLVDDKEDVILDFSNAAKTSSSYSKPINTQMNAQSKLDNFKQRLSEVSSEIGKVTGLSEEISRSVPPSYDKKMESFEKQINALSQQVSLVVDMMWQDKADLRNNLVIPPEFASIYKQAKESGMKEEHLEAIMKATIENMPAMMKSNPEAVSRYFHSLLRNMLPCRAETEIKKQKIMMLVGPTGVGKTTTLAKLAFRYAYGDKRYKTGIITLDTYRIGAVEQLFQYAKMMKLPIIDSIEPKDLDEAIKNLNHCEVILVDTIGNSQYDQGKLAKTKEFLSHSNAQIDVNLVISANTKYEDLLEIYKNFSSLNIDTLIITKFDETKVFGNIFSLIYEINVPMSFFSVGQEVPDDIELANSEFLVNCILEGFKRDSDDESSK
- the folK gene encoding 2-amino-4-hydroxy-6-hydroxymethyldihydropteridine diphosphokinase — translated: MQCFKVQGVRKMQRINFFPFSSSCYNEGKYFALIGLGSNIFDEKKRFKQLFRALMQDKRIRVLKTSSLLINEAFGYKEQKDFTNALMLVQTSLHARMLLKILLYYELKFKRTRSFKNAPRTLDLDLLYFSAKTKQDEYCTLPHGGVYERLSVILPLGELLRKDFCGKIGSYFHG
- the aroQ gene encoding type II 3-dehydroquinate dehydratase; the encoded protein is MKIMVIQGPNINMLGLRETAIYGPMKMEEIHEQMKIAATQQPGLELEFFQSNFEGEIVDKIQECLGTADGIILNAAAYTHTSVAIRDAIAAVNLPVIEVHITNVHRREEFRHKSLIAPVCAGSIIGFGAFSYHLALMGILQICDQIAKLKANANQ
- a CDS encoding metal-dependent hydrolase produces the protein MNIIEARYIFLCDEDFSILENKAFVFDEKIIEIANLKDLQKKYPQAKHIKTPKNSLILPAFINPHTHLEFSANASNLEFGDFLIWLKSVISCRDFLSKEAKEELILKTIKSMQKSGTATIGEISSFGSDLSACVKSSMRVIFFNEILGVSKENSEEKKLEFMKRFNESLKFKNELFIPAISVHSPYSTNENLARFALNLAKEKNLLVSTHFLENSYENLWLRKSRGKFKKWLEFFEKDPKPNYDINSFLKLFEKQRTLFTHCVYLKEFELLDKNLHSITHCAMSNRLLGKKTFDIKKALKNGINTHLGTDGLSSNTSLSMLDEMRANLMIHSYLELEKFAKILILMATLKPAKALDLNLGEIKAGKEADFSVFEVNECSLNQLPLHFILQSKEVASLFIKGKKCDL